In Euphorbia lathyris chromosome 9, ddEupLath1.1, whole genome shotgun sequence, the following are encoded in one genomic region:
- the LOC136207198 gene encoding reticulon-like protein B12 yields the protein MGTSDRLFNRQRSLHEIFGGGFIADVILWRQKNVTSGILTVTVAFWIVFERSGYTLLSLVSSVLLLLLAILFFWAKSAAILNRAPPPLPQLHLSEEMVNEIAELIRNRVNAFLSVSQDIALGKDSKLFVEVAGYLLLLSIVGGLTDIVTLTYSSVVIILTVPAVYERYENLIDECVKMVWKKSEQLYVKIDVECIGRIRKWSAALEKHKLS from the exons ATGGGCACATCTGATCGACTGTTTAACAGACAAAGAAGTCTTCatgagatttttggaggagGCTTTA TTGCAGATGTGATTCTGTGGAGGCAAAAGAATGTTACTTCTGGGATTTTAACAGTAACTGTAGCTTTTTGGATTGTGTTTGAGAGATCAGGGTACACTCTCTTGTCACTTGTTTCTAGtgttcttctcctcctccttgcCATTCTCTTTTTCTGGGCCAAATCTGCTGCTATTCTCAATAG GGCTCCTCCACCCTTGCCACAACTGCATCTATCAGAAGAAATGGTGAATGAAATTGCAGAGTTAATCCGAAATCGAGTGAATGCATTTCTATCAGTTTCACAGGATATCGCCTTGGGGAAGGATTCGAAGTTGTTCGTTGAAGTAGCTGGATATCTGTTGCTGTTATCAATTGTTGGTGGCTTAACTGATATTGTCACTTTAACTTACTCCA GTGTTGTGATCATACTTACGGTTCCAGCGGTGTACGAGAGGTATGAAAATTTGATAGATGAATGTGTGAAGATGGTGTGGAAGAAATCAGAGCAATTGTATGTGAAAATAGATGTTGAATGTATAGGAAGAATCAGGAAATGGAGTGCTGCTTTGGAGAAGCATAAACTAAGCtag
- the LOC136206222 gene encoding ataxin-3 homolog has protein sequence MEGVSNGGMLYHEVQEAKLCAVHCVNTVLQGPFFSEFDLAALASDLDCKERQMMQQGGVASGDFLSAESHNVSLDGDFSIQVLQKALEVWDLLVIPLNSPVAEPAQIDPDQENAFICHLHDHWFCIRKVNGEWYNFDSLYAAPQHLSKFYLAAYLDSLKSSGWSIFLVRGNFPKEFLVSAAEASNTYGQWLTPEDAERITKCGNSAWGIEGTNSESARQRSDPAEDALIEFEDEDLKAAIAASLMDSCQEVNVESSSAQNDNKEKEEKDA, from the exons ATGGAAGGAGTTAGCAATGGAGGGATGCTGTACCATGAGGTCCAAGAGGCAAAGCTTTGCGCTGTGCATTGCGTCAACACCGTCTTGCAGGGACCCTTCTTCTCGGAATTTGATTTGGCGGCCCTTGCCTCCGATCTCGATTGCAAGGAACGTCAGATGATGCAACAGGGCGGCGTTGCTTCTGGCGATTTTCTGTCAGCTGAGTCCCACAATGTTTCCTTGGACGGCGATTTTAGCATACAG GTCCTACAAAAGGCTTTGGAGGTATGGGATTTGCTAGTCATTCCCCTTAACAGCCCAGTTGCGGAGCCAGCGCAGATTGATCCGGATCAGGAAAATGCATTTATTTGTCATTTACATGATCATTGGTTTTGTATAAGGAAAGTGAATGGGGAATGGTACAATTTCGACAGTCTCTATGCGGCTCCACAGCACTTGTCTAAGTTCTACCTTGCCGCATATCTGGATTCTCTGAAGAGCTCTGGGTGGAGCATTTTCCTGGTGAGAGGGAACTTCCCGAAAGAGTTTCTCGTCTCAGCAGCTGAAGCTTCCAATACTTATGGGCAGTGGCTAACTCCTGAAGATGCGGAGAGGATTACCAAGTGCGGAAACTCAGCATGGGGTATAGAGGGAACGAATTCAGAATCTGCTCGACAGCGTTCTGATCCGGCTGAAGATGCGCTTATAGAGTTCGAAGATGAGGACTTGAAAGCTGCAATAGCTGCTAGCTTGATGGATTCTTGTCAAGAGGTTAATGTTGAATCTAGTAGTGCTCAAAATGataacaaagaaaaggaagaaaaagatgCATGA